The nucleotide sequence TCGACCTCGTCGGGCGAGCCGTGCCGCTGGGCGCGATGCCGACCGGAACGGCACGGCAACTCGCCGAGGAGCTCGGCGGGTTGGCATCGGAGGAGGTGGTGTCGTACCTGACGGAGCTGCTGCCGGATCTGTCGGTGGCCGACCGCTCGCGCACCCGCCTGCTGCGGTCCGCCGTCGACGCCCTGTCGACGCGGCCGGGCCGCGCCCCCGCACAGGTCAAGGACGTGGCCCGCGAACTCGCTGTCAGCGAACGGCAGTTGCGCAACCTCTTCTCGGAGGGCGTCGGCCTCTCCCCAAAGCACTACGCCCGAATCGACCGCGTGCGTCAGGTGCTGACCGAGGCACCCCGGGCCGACTGGGCGGAACTTGCCGCCGCCACCGGCTACTACGACCAGTCGCACATGACGTCCGACTTCCGCACTCTGATGGGGGTGCCGCCGAAGTCGTACTTCACCGGACGGCTGCCGGACCCCCAGCCCTGCCAGGCGTTCAGGCGGGGGTGACGCTCGCGATCTCCTCTCCCGCCTCCATCGGATGGGTCACGTCCTGGGCGTCCCGGCCCCTGCCGCTTTGGTTGAAG is from Streptomyces sp. NBC_01314 and encodes:
- a CDS encoding helix-turn-helix domain-containing protein produces the protein MTNALAERAPTVPAALRPWISSIEAVGVGEELPASFAHVPDTATKLVVRVEAGGRHDALVIGPRTRASYYTDADRRVASCVQISLRPGTVRPLLGTPAVDLVGRAVPLGAMPTGTARQLAEELGGLASEEVVSYLTELLPDLSVADRSRTRLLRSAVDALSTRPGRAPAQVKDVARELAVSERQLRNLFSEGVGLSPKHYARIDRVRQVLTEAPRADWAELAAATGYYDQSHMTSDFRTLMGVPPKSYFTGRLPDPQPCQAFRRG